The genomic DNA gttttttgcaacatccttggactccccaatcatacccaaacaaccaaaacattctgtagacaggttggcacgacttaatattcacttttgtcccacacccggggacacagaatagaagagaaatcaaatgagcatacatttttgacagacatgaaatataggtcaaaaggtcagtaATTCtactacaaacaaacaaaacaaaaaccgataataaaaaaaacgataccgataatttccgatattacattttaaagcacttatcggacatcactagtttaaatatgttttaacaGGCACTCGCTTATTTAtccgattactccattaatccaACAAACTGATTGATTAGTCTATTAGTAAAATAATTGATAGTTGCCAAATATTTCAAATGGATTcattcttttattattttttttcgcgACGGCccaaatgttatttttcatattgGAAATACTTTACACGTATTTTGGTACTCAATCGCTTTCAGCAACAAAAGCGGCGAAATCCCCCTCGTTATGTAAAACGCCGCATATAATTTGTTGTAACGCTTCAGTTGTGTAATAAATATTGAAGTCTTTCATTAATGAGCGTGAGTGACttgcattataaaaaaaaacccaagatGGCTGTTGCTCATTAGGACACACGGTCCGCGTTTGGAGGGCCGGTTGTCTGAGGGGACGCCGTCGCCATCCTCTGAGGTTGGGACGGCTGATTGGTCCCTGTGGGACGGAGGTGTTGACGTGCCGAGGTGACCTCTGACCTGAGGGACCCCTGACGCAACAGGCAATTACCATCTGTCTATCAAAGCGAGGCGGCGGAACCGTAAGGCTTCCAACTGTCAGGTGTCAGTCACCGCTCAGGGGGGCGGGCCCTCTGACATCATCGGCCACGGCTCCTCGGGGGTCAATAAGAACCGGCCGGCGGCGCCGGGTCCGTCGTTTGATGCCACGCGTGATTGCGATGATCATGGGAGGCGTGTTGGAGAACCACTCGGACGCGGTGTTCGTCCTTCACGGCCTCAACGAGTCGGCGTCCAGCCGTCAGATCTACTTCTCCTTGGCGCTGGCGTCCTACGTGGTCACGCTGCTGGTCAACGTGACGCTGATCGTGACCGTGTGCGTGGAGAAGACGCTGCACGAGCCCATCTACATCTTCCTATGCAACCTGTGCCTCAACGGCATCTTCGGCGCGTCCACCTTCTACCCCAAGCTGCTGAGCGACCTGCTGGCCGAGGTGCACGTCATCTCGTACGCCGGCTGCCTGACGCAGATCTTCGCCGTCTACGGCTACGTCTTCTGCGAGTTCGCCAGTCTGACCGTCATGGCGCTGGACCGCTACGTGGCCATCTGCTGGCCGCTGCGGTACCGCGCCGTGATGACGCCGCGCACGGTGGCGCGGCTGCTGGCGCTGACGTGGTGCTTGCCGCTGCTGGAGACGGCGTGCGGCGTGGCCCTGACGGCGAGGCTGCCGCTGTGCGGCCGCCACATCCACAAGTTGTTTTGCACCAACTGGGAGGTGGTCAAGCTGTCGTGCGTGGACACCACAgccaataacatctacggcttcgCGCTCATGTTCTTGCACGTCTCGCAGGCGGGCCTCATCGTGGTGTCCTACGCCCACCTGGTGCACGCCGCCGTCAGGTCGCACTCCGTCCGCCGCAAGTTCGTGCAGACGTGCATGCCGCACCTGCTCACTCTGCTCATCTTCACCGGCTCGCTGTTATTCGACACCTTGTTCTCCCGCTACGGCGGCGGCGGCCAGCTGCAGGTTCTGCAGAACATGCTGGCCGTGGAGTTCCTGGTGGTGCCGCCCCTCGTTAACCCCGTCATCTACGGCATCAACCTGCAGCAGATTCGCTGGCGCATCGTCCACAACTTCACGCAGAAAGACGTGGCGCCGCCCGACTCGCACTGacactgtcagaaaaattgtacgtaaattatcaaaaaattttccgttctgagttccagTGAACAGACGAGAGCTGTCTTTGTTCCACCAAGCTAAAGGCTGGGAAAATTCCATTATGTACAATGGGAGGggaggggggttatctattgtcatccaagacctgcccaggctgaagccaggaccagcccaagccatctttttcttttgtgttaatgtgaccgaaatcaatgactgtttacatacttcccattcctttggaagcagatgttgttgtgtaaaacagggagtgtccaaataaaaagaggtggcgtacaatctttcgccagagcgtgctggagattgtagaaggatacaatgtccgggcgactttcctcaatatattgagtccaaatttaattctgtctctgtttgattctttgcttcttgtcttgtttaatagatgtcatcagtgtttgaacctgacagacacCTTTTCTTTTggattctacaaaccccgtttccatatgagttgggaaatggtgttagatgtaaatataaacggaatacaatgatttgcaaatccttttcaagccatattcaattgaatgcactacagagacaagatatttgatgttcaaactcataaactttattttttgcaaatactaattaacttagaatttcatggctgcaacacgtgccaaagtagttgggaaagggcatgttcaccactgtgttacatggcctttccttttaacaacactcagtaaaggtttgggaactgaggagatacatttttgaagcttctcaggtggaattctttcccattcttgcttgatgtacagcttaagttgttcaacagtccgggggtctccgttgtgctattttaggcttcataatgcgccacacattttcaatgggagacaggtctggactacaggcaggccagtctagtacccgcactcttttactatgaagccacgttgatgtaacacgtggcttggcattgttttgctgaaataagcaggggcgtccatggtaacgttgcttggatggcaacatatgttgctccaaaacctgtatgtacctttcagcattaatggcaccttcacagatgtgtaagttacccatgtcttggccactaatacacccccataccatcacacatgctggcttttacactttgcgcctagaacaatccggatggttcttttcctctttggtccggaggacacgacgtcaacagtttccaaaaacaatttgaaatgtggactcgtcagaccacagaacacttttccactttgtatcagtccatcttagatgagctcaggcccagcaaagccgacggcgtttctgggtgttgttgataaacggttttcgccttgcataggagagctttaacttgcacttacagatgtagtgaccaactgtagttactgacagtgggtttctaaagtgtccctgagcccatgtggtgatatcttttacacactgatgtcgcttgttgatgcagtacagcctgagggatggaaggtcacgggcttagctgcttacgtgcagtgatttctccagattatctgaaccctttgatggtattacggagcgtagatggtgaaatccctaaattccttgcaatagctggttgagagaggtttttcttaaactgttcaacaatttgctcatgcatttgttgacaaagtggtaaccctcgccccatccttgtttgtgaatgactgagcatttcatggaatctacttttatacccaatcatggcacccacctgttcccaatttgcctgttcacctgtgggatgttccaaataagtgtttgatgagcattcctcaactttatcagtatttattgccacctttcccaacttctttgtcacgtgttgctggcatcaaattctaaagttaatgattattatttgcaaaaattaattgttttatcagtttgaacatcaagtatgttgtctttgtagcatattcaactgaatatgggttgaaaatgatttgcaaatcattgtattctgtttatatttaatacaatttcccaactcatatggaaacggggtttgtacttgttcACACACAAACGAGTTGAACTCTGCTCGATTGATTTTATTCTTGGAAATGTTGCGTTCGTGTAAACATCgccaaacctaaaaaaaaaaaaaaaaagtcaactttTTACCCGTAGAAGAACGAGGACTTCACACAATGCGGCGAATCAGCTTGTTTCTCTCCGGCTGGAGAAACTCCTCCACCAGCGCGTCGGTCACCTGCTTAAGCTCCGCCTCCAGACAGCACACATCACTGCCAACAcagagaacaggaagtgatgtcgtTTGTGAACGAACGATCCGATCCGAGTGACGCTAACTTGAAATACTCGTCCACACCTTCATCTCCTCCAGGCTtgattactgcaacgcacttctcgtcagggtccccaaaaagagcatcaaaaagctccagtacattcaaaacagcgcagcgaggatcctgacgagagtgcgcaAGCGTGGTCATATCACACCTATCCTCAAATCACTTCACTGGCCCCCTAttgcatcccggacccaatttaagatTAACCTGCTCACTTACCAATGCATCTCCGGCAgcgccccctcctacctcaaggacctagtttcccctcaacctccgctcctcaaacactaacctcctcaaacccatcaggacaaagttacAACCTATGtgccgccgggctttctgctcgaccgctcccgaactttggaacgctctccccgaccatcttagagcaccaaagtcggtcgaccgttttaagaagggactaaaaacccacctttttagcacagcttttatctaatttctctgccttcttcttTTTAAATACACtacttgcttatctgttttttatccagtgctctcatgcttttatttctatttttatctatgtttctcttttatctagtgtttatctagcgcaggggtcggcaacccgcggctctagagccgcatgcggctctttagcgccgccttagtggctctgtagagctttttcaaaaatgtatgaaaaatggaaaaagatgagggggaaaaaatatattttttgttttaatatggtctttgtaggaggaaaaacatgacacaaacctccctaattgttataaagcatactgtttatattaaacatgcttcactgattcgagtatttggcgagcgccgttttgtcctactaattttggcggtccttgaacttaccgtagtttgtttacatgtataactttctccgactttctaggacgtgttttatgccacttcttttttctgtctcattttgtccaccagacttttaacgttgtgccttaatgcacaaaggtgagttttgttgatgttattgacttgtgtggagagctaatcagacatatttggtcactgcatgactgcaagctaatccatgctaacatgctatttaggctagctatatgtacatattgcatcattatgcctcatctgtaggtatatttgaggtcatttagtttcctttaagtcatcttaattcaatgtatatctcatgacacactatctgtatgtaatatggcttttaattttttgcggctccagacagatttgtttttgtatttttggtccaatatggctctttcaacattttgggttgccgacccctgtagtgtgtgtcatgatttcctttctattttaattttttattataaattctaactttctatttttatattttttatactttgtagcactttgagattttaactagagatgtccgataatggcttttttgccgatatccgatattccgatattgtccaactcttaattaccgataccgatatatacagtcgtggaattaacacattattatgcgtaatttggacaaccaggtatggtgaagataaagtccttttttgaaaaattcataaaataaaataagataaataaattaaaaacattttcttgaataaaaaagaaagtaaaacaatataaaaacagttacatagaaactagtaatgaatgaaaatgagtcaaattaactgttgaaggttagtactattagtggagcagcagcacgcacaatcatgtgtgcttgcggactgtatcccttgcagactgtattgatatatattgatatataatgtaggaaccagaatattaataacagaaagaaacaacctttttgtgtgaatgagtgtaaatgggggagggaggttttttgggttggtgcactaattgtaagtgtatcttgtgttttttatgttgatttaataaaaaaactaaaataaaaaaaacgataccgataatttacgatattaaattttaaagcatttatcagcatcatctctaattttaacaaatgtaaagtgcgttacaaatgtaattcattattattattattgaaataaAAGGAAGGGAGTGCTGCTTTAGGACATTTTAGAACTGGCCCTCAGTGTTAGAAGACACCATCAGTTCATATTCAAATGACAATATAAACCGCTGCGTCTCCATACAGCACAACATttgaaaaaagtttttatttcagTAAATTCTTATTCTATGATAGCCTGCACACagtgaaatatttcacaaatacacAGCTTTTGTTCTCTACAGTCTAAAACTGGAAAAAGTTAGGTTTTGGCTAAAAGGCAGTGGtcatgtgagtgtggatgttgtctgtctatctgtgatgaggtggcgacttgacaAAGCCTTTATAATCATTGTGTGATGAACTTattgtttcatatcatttgacaaggttgtaaattgtaagtaggttagatataattaatgaatatgattaaaatcaagagtaagatgcctaattctgtgttaatattagagatgtctgataatggcttttttgccgatatccgatattccgatattgtccaactcttaattaccgataccgatatcaatcgataccgatatatacagttgtggaattaacacattattatgcctaattttgttgtgatgccccgctggatgcattaaacaatgtaacaaggttttccaaaataagagaaccacttcaactcaagttatggaaaaaaatgccaacattataacattaacatgcctcaaaacagcagcttggaatttgggacatgctctccctgagagagcatgaggaggttgaggtgggcggggtttttgggtgtatattgtagcgtcccggaagagttagtgctgcaaggggttctggatatttgttctgttgtgttacggtgcgggtgttctcccgaaatgtgtttgtcattcttgtttggtgtgggttcacagtgtggcgcatatttataacagtgttaaagttgtttatacggctaccctcagtgtgacctgtatggcagttgaccaagtatgctttgcattcacttgtgtgtgtgaaaagccatagatattatgtgattggaccggcacgcaaaggcagtgcctttaaggtttattggcgttttgtacttctccctacgtccgtgtaccactccgtacagcgccgttttaaaaagtaattaattttactttttgaaacagataccgataattttcgatattacattttaaatcatttattggccgatattatcggacatctctaatattcattattatttgttcATATTATTTATCGTGATTTTTTTCAGTATTTATTTTCGTAATCTGGCTGACCAAAGCCTTTGTAATAATTTTGTGATTAACTTattgtttcatatcatttgacaaggttgtaaattgtaagtaggttagatataattattgagtacgattaaaatcaagagtaagacgactaattctgtgttaatatttgagtaagCCCCGGGCCCCTGTGTAGTTGGGCCCTAAGTTCAAAAAGGTCTTGAAGCCCCGTTCTAATGTAACAAACGTTTCACGCCAAATCAGCTGACCTGATTCCGGGCGTGGCGCACAGCTCGCTGTAGTATTTGATTTTGGGTTCCGTGCCGCTCGTTCTCAGCGTGGCCACCACGCCGTTGTGCAGCGTGAAGGTGATCATGTGACCGCTCCTGCTCACGGGGAGAACCTGCGCAGGAAACGGCCGCGGAGTTAGGAGGGGTGGTCAAGATCAAAAGGAGACAAGGCGACACGTTTTACCGAGCGGCAATCAGGCTGGCTGCTGTCGTATCCCGTGGTGACGTCTCTCACGTGCACAATGCGCACGCCGCCGCAGGTGTCGGGGTACGAGCCTCGGCCGTCGAAGTCTCTGATCCGGGCGAAGATCTTGTGGACGGTGGCGGCGTCGTTGCAGATGACGTAGGAGCTCGTGGAGACGTGATGGCCGTACCTGCGGAAAGGAAGCGGACCGCCTGGTCGTCTGTGCTGCCCGCCGCTTTGGAAATGTTGCGCACTGCGAGGTCGCTGAAAGCAGGAAGTAGCTCACGTCAGGTAGATGTTGTGCAGCTGTTGCTGGAGGCTCAGCTTCCTGTGGTGGAGGTAAGCGGCCATCTCGGCCACCACGGCCGCCGCGCTCACGCCGTCCTTGTCAGGAAGCAGCGCGCCGCACAGGAAGCCTGCGTGCACAGGAAGCGCGCACGCGTCAAGGGCAACATGGCgggaagtgggatttttttttatttgttacgtACCGATGGACTCCTCGAAGGCAAACAAAACAGTCTTTCCGCTTCCGGTGAGTTCGTGGATCCGGTTTCCGATCCATTTGAAGCCCGGAAGCGTTTCCTGTTCAGATAGTGGGGcgcaattatttattattttttgtcacaCCCCCCTAAAGttaatgcttgtttttttttcatctgtatgtgtcaagatagttgTTTTGTTTACTAACAATAATGatcaagttaaaaagttaaagtaccaatgactgtcatacacacactaggtgtggtgaaattattctctgcatttgacacccatcacccttgatcaccccctgggaggtgaggggagcagtgggcagcagcggtagccgcgcccgggaatcatttttggtgatttaacccccaattccaacccttgatgctgagtgccaagcagggaggtaatggctcccatttttatagtctttggtatgactcggcggggTTTGAACTCTACACTATTGCTTGTCATGCCCACACCTtactctgcccccccccccccccccgtagtGAATATTTATTTATCTCACCCGAGTGAAACTCAACAATATTTCATGTAGCACACCAGATCATTTTACGTGTTCTGCCATATCATTCAAGTGGCCCacctcatcattttatgtggcctgccaaatcattttatgtggtccggcaCATTatttcatttggcccgccaaGTCATTGAAAGTGTTCCGGTACATTATTTCATGTTGCCTGCCCTATCATTTTAAGTGGTCTAGCACAAGTTGCCTGccctatcattttatgtggtctagcACAAGTGgcctgcaacatcattttatgtagtccagcACTTTATTTCATGTGGTTCACCACATAATTTAATATGGCCTGCCAAATAATTTTACAAGGTCCggcacattatttcatgtggcccaccatgtcattttacCAGGGTGCCACACCATTTGTAGTCCGgatcatcattttatgtggcccatttAATTTTACCAGGCTGCCACACCATTTGTAGTCTGgatcatcattttatgtggcccagcacattatttcatgtggccaACCATATCATTTTACCAGGCTGCCACACCATTTGTAGTCCGgatcatcattttatgtggcccagcacattatttcatgtggccaACCATGTAAATTTTACCAGGCTGCCACACCATTTGTAGTCCGgatcatcattttatgtggtccagcaCATTATTTCACATAGTCCGGTACATTATTTCATGTGGTCTGCGAAATATTTGATGTGGTCCGGCACATTATTTCATgtagcctgccatatcattttatgtggcctactACATCAATTTATGGGGGTCCGGCACAAAatgtatgtggcctgccacaccatTTTGTGGCCCAGCACATTATttcacattatttcatgtggcccaccatatcattttacCAGGCTGCCACACCATTTGTAGTCCGgatcatcattttatgtggtttagcacattatttcatgtggtcCGGCACATTATCTCAGGTGGCCCatcacattatttcatgtggcccaccatatcattttacCAGGCTGCCACACCATTTGTAGTCCGGATCATCATTTTCTGTGGTATagcacattatttcatgtggcccaccatatcattttacCAGGCTGCCACACCATTTGTAGTCTGGATCATCATTTTGTGTGGTCCagcacattatttcatgtggcccaccatgtcattttacCAGGCTGCCACACCATTTGTAGTCCGGATCATCATTTTTTGTGGCCCatcacattatttcatgtggcccatcacattatttcatgtggcccaccatatcattttacCAGGCTGCCACACCATTTGTAGTCCAgatcatcattttatgtggcccatcacattatttcatgtggcccaccatatcattttacCAGGCTGCCACACCATTTGTAGTCCGgatcatcattttatgtggcccagcacattatttcatgtggcccaccaTTTCATTTTACCAGGCTACCACATCATTTGTAGTCCGGATCATCATTTTGTGTGGTCCagcacattatttcatgtggcccaccatatcattttacCAGGCTGCCACACCATTTGTAGTCCAgatcatcattttatgtggcctgccacattatttcacGTAGTCCGGTACATTATTTCATGTGGTCTGCGAAATATTTGATGTGGTCCGGCACATTATTTCATgtagcctgccatatcattttatgtggcctactACATCAATTTATGGGGGTCTggcacaatattttatgtggcctgccacaccatTTTGTGGCCCagcacattatttcatgtggcccaccatatcattttacCAGGCTGCCACACCATTTGTAGTCCGGATCATCATTTTATGGGGTCCAGCACATTATTTCACGTAGTCCGGTACATTATTTCATGTGGTCTGCGAAATATTTGATGTGGTCCGGCACATTATTTCATgtagcctgccatatcattttatgtggcctactACATCAATTTATGGGGGTCTggcacaatattttatgtggcctgccacaccatTTTGTGGTCCAGCACATTATTTCACATGGTCCGGCACATTATCTCAGGTGGCCCagcacattatttcatgtggcccaccatatcattttacCAGGCTGCCACACCATTTGTAGTCCGgatcatcattttatgtggcccatcacattatttcatgtggcccaccatatcattttacCAGGCTGCCACACCATTTGTAGTCCAGATCATCATTTTGGCACTATAAGTCGATCATCATTTTGTGTGGCCCagcacattatttcatgtggacCACCATATCATTTTACCAGGCTGCCACACCATTTGTAGTCCAgatcatcattttatgtggcctgccacattatttcacGTAGTCCGGCACATTATTTCATTTGGCCTACCAGATCTTTTTTTGTGGCCCGGTTCATTCTTTCATGTGGCCTGCCACCTAATTTTATGTTGGCccatgcattattttatttagctttcacgattttaaagcaagttatccagcaataaaaaaaaaatacatataatggTTAAAAACAGTTTCCTATGTATGCAACAAGGCATAAGTTAAGTTACATGCGGCCCTTTGTAGGCCACAATAATTGTGgtctggccctcaatgaaaaccagttgaaCACCCATGATTGATCTGTATGTGTCAAAtatacgctattgcctctcacggcgGGAAAGCATTGTGGCGGACTCACCTCGAAGTGGAAGCCTTCGACGCGGGCCAGAGCCTGCAGGATCTTGGAGGACACGGTGGTGGCGAGCATGTAGACGTGCTGCAGGTCAGCAGGGTCGTCGTGCGTCTCCTTCCACGAGAACAACATCCACCAGCCCAGGAGCGCCGCCAGCTCGTTCCCGGAAAAAACCTTCCAGCGACACCTGTGGCCAGACCACGCCCCCTTTCCGGGCTCCGTCACCACCACCTGACCCTCACACCTGTCGCACGTCTCCGCCACCGCCAGTCGATCCGCATCAGGATCCGTCGCCAGGACGACGCGGGCCTTTTCCTTCTCGGCCAGAAGTAGAGCGAGTTCCTGGACGAGAGGACGCGTCAAAGGTGTACGAGAGGGCGACAGCGCCCGAACACGGCGTCCTACCAGGACAGACTCGCCCTCCTCCGGGTTGGGACAGCGCACAGACGGGAAGTCCGGGTCTGGGTCTTTCTGCTCCGGCACCGGAATGGGTGGAGGGAACCCGAACGCTTGGAAGGCTTGACGGACGAAGACGTGTCCCACGCCGTGGAAGGACGAGTGGACAAACTTGAGAGGACAGCTGCTGTTGATCTGTCTGAGGAGGAGCAGAGGCCGAGAGGAAGCAGAAGAGGCACCCTACCGGCCAGGAGCTTACCTGTGGAAGCAGAGACTGGCGAGCTGGTCCAGGTAGCGGCGGTCCACGTGGCTCAGGGGGTCTGTCCTCAGGGGGCTCGTGTGGACCAGCTGGACGTCCCAGCAGGAGGCGCTCCAGGGCTCCAGATGCTCCTCCATGCTTTTCAGGATGCCTTTGTCGTGAGGGGAGGCGATTTGAGCGCCATTACACCAGTACACCTGAGGGGGGCGCAGTACAGTGGGTCTGGGTTTGTTTTTGCCTCGTCCCTCACTTAGTGAATGCACTACTGGCCTGATAAGTCCAAAAgagagagatgatacagtattatctgctcacacatGCTACCtgctggttgtttgagcacactgcagcaatTCCTGGATAGTCCCCCTCCTTAATGCTtgagtcacacgcaggattctcacaggaatgaggcaaaaatacaaccttgccTACTGTAGATATGTGACGTTCGCGAACGAATCGAGTCCTTTGAATGGCTCTTTGACTTTAGAGACGGTTTTTTCCCCACATATGTAAATATAGCATCGGCAATTGCCCACGCCAAGAAAAAATGTGTCATACTTAAATTTAGCAGCATTTAGATtcactttttaataaaaaagtgaatacagtatttttcggactataagtcgctccggagtataagtcgcacaggttgaaaatgcataataaagaaggaaaaaaacatatataagtcgcatttttgggggaaatttatttgatgaaagccaacaccaagaatagacatttgaaaggcaatttaaagtaaataaagaatagtgaacaacaggctgaataagtgtacgttatatgaggcataaataaccaactgagaaggtgcctggtatgttaacgtaacatattatggtaagagtcattcaaataactataacatatagaacatgctatacgtttaccaaacaatctgtcactcctaatcgctaaatcccatgaaatcttatacgtctagtctcttatgtgaatgagctaaataatattatttgatattttacgctaatgtgtcaataattccacacataagtcgctcctgagtataagtcgcacccccggccaaactatgaaaaaaactccgacttatagtccgaaaaatacggtagttatttgaatgactcttaccata from Entelurus aequoreus isolate RoL-2023_Sb linkage group LG10, RoL_Eaeq_v1.1, whole genome shotgun sequence includes the following:
- the pgm2l1 gene encoding glucose 1,6-bisphosphate synthase isoform X3, translated to MGDAKRHDDAVTAELRLPITGDCQLDEAVLRWLSWDKNVHTRAELLALLAWPHVDELRSRLSSRLTFGTAGLRAPMGAGFNRINDLTIIQATQGLCAYLLRCVPDTAHRGVVVGFDARGRRESGCSSERLAALTAAVMLSRDVRVHLFSSYIPTPYVPFGVLELGAAAGVMITASHNPKEDNGYKVYWCNGAQIASPHDKGILKSMEEHLEPWSASCWDVQLVHTSPLRTDPLSHVDRRYLDQLASLCFHRQINSSCPLKFVHSSFHGVGHVFVRQAFQAFGFPPPIPVPEQKDPDPDFPSVRCPNPEEGESVLELALLLAEKEKARVVLATDPDADRLAVAETCDRCEGQVVVTEPGKGAWSGHRCRWKVFSGNELAALLGWWMLFSWKETHDDPADLQHVYMLATTVSSKILQALARVEGFHFEETLPGFKWIGNRIHELTGSGKTVLFAFEESIGFLCGALLPDKDGVSAAAVVAEMAAYLHHRKLSLQQQLHNIYLTYGHHVSTSSYVICNDAATVHKIFARIRDFDGRGSYPDTCGGVRIVHVRDVTTGYDSSQPDCRSVLPVSRSGHMITFTLHNGVVATLRTSGTEPKIKYYSELCATPGISDVCCLEAELKQVTDALVEEFLQPERNKLIRRIV